A single region of the Drosophila takahashii strain IR98-3 E-12201 chromosome 2R, DtakHiC1v2, whole genome shotgun sequence genome encodes:
- the LOC108059750 gene encoding probable isocitrate dehydrogenase [NAD] subunit alpha, mitochondrial, translating into MNTWHKMNTLRKMNVLREMNILMGGNSYRLYSAKDQKAKPQEKPKGKENPQKPVDPSKKTTKVTMINGEGVGAEMMSAVQQVICAVKAPIEWDIHEEYLAPDSEDVSKEILDSLRANKVGIKGPVDSRHWQRQIRKQFAQFAYVSLCSNIEGLDSPYGDFDVVIIRDQMEGDYSGIEHSVVPGVMQTIKVSTTAGAARIAQFVFDYALKHNRKKITVAHKANIMRMTDGNFLEAMHAEAEKHAEKIQFEEKYLDTCILNILLKPHKCDVMVSSSMYGDVMRVITGGMVGVPGICPGYSVSSLGTVFDSRMKACHALEGKDLANPTGPLLCAALMLHHLKMDKQADQLECAVRTVYRDSDIRTPDVGGKAKCSEFVKAVCDCLENAK; encoded by the coding sequence atgaaCACCTGGCACAAAATGAACACCTTGAGGAAAATGAACGTCTTACGGGAAATGAACATCTTGATGGGTGGCAACTCTTATCGACTTTATTCGGCCAAGGATCAGAAGGCGAAACCCCAGGAGAAGCCCAAGGGTAAGGAGAATCCCCAAAAACCGGTTGATCCTAGCAAGAAGACGACTAAGGTGACCATGATCAATGGCGAGGGCGTGGGTGCCGAGATGATGAGTGCCGTGCAGCAGGTGATTTGTGCCGTGAAGGCGCCCATTGAGTGGGACATCCACGAGGAGTACCTGGCCCCGGACAGCGAGGATGTTTCCAAGGAGATTCTGGACTCGCTGCGCGCCAACAAGGTGGGCATCAAGGGACCCGTGGACAGTCGCCACTGGCAGCGGCAGATCAGGAAGCAGTTCGCCCAGTTCGCCTACGTTTCGCTGTGCTCTAATATAGAGGGTTTGGACTCGCCCTACGGGGACTTCGATGTGGTGATCATCCGGGATCAGATGGAGGGGGACTACTCGGGAATCGAGCACTCTGTGGTTCCCGGGGTAATGCAGACCATCAAGGTGAGCACCACGGCGGGGGCAGCCAGGATTGCCCAGTTCGTATTTGACTATGCACTGAAGCACAATAGGAAGAAGATCACGGTGGCCCACAAGGCGAACATCATGCGGATGACGGACGGGAATTTCCTGGAGGCCATGCACGCGGAGGCCGAGAAGCATGCCGAGAAGATTCAGTTCGAGGAGAAGTACCTGGACACCTGCATCCTGAACATCCTTCTAAAACCTCACAAGTGCGATGTGATGGTCTCGTCGAGTATGTACGGCGATGTGATGCGGGTGATAACGGGCGGAATGGTGGGAGTGCCCGGTATTTGTCCAGGATACTCGGTTAGTTCTTTAGGCACCGTTTTCGACTCGCGGATGAAGGCGTGCCACGCCCTCGAGGGCAAGGATCTGGCCAATCCAACGGGGCCGCTGCTCTGCGCCGCCCTGATGCTGCACCACCTCAAGATGGACAAGCAGGCGGATCAGCTGGAGTGCGCGGTGCGCACCGTCTATAGGGACAGCGATATTCGCACACCGGATGTGGGCGGCAAGGCCAAGTGCTCCGAGTTCGTCAAGGCCGTCTGCGATTGCCTAGAGAACGCAAAGTAA
- the LOC108059741 gene encoding luciferin 4-monooxygenase produces MPTKAVFPTFYNQETKIWSGPPRPTMYAQDTSIGQIVFNSLRCWPTNVIQITDDDGTVLTNADMLAYATRIALFFKSAGLTQDDRVGIIANSSTFVIPVATACFFQATPFHAVNYSREPAIVKGLFSVTKPKIMFIDGSDYDRIKEITQEWSPKLITLTGKVEGVTSIEDLVKPHPAEKIYVPASLATGGDQIAVVLCSSGTAGLPKAVALSHRHIASTNSLCISTDVLYTSATIDWMTGFSITVMNLTCGFTRIISQKTFSAETALYMINKYKVTCLAMAPWQAYELYTSPLATPEKLAPLNIAFVIGGWISLALLRKAQELMPRTYVMFSYGTTETGVVTINVDHNLECSVGRLAPGMRIKVIGEDGQQLGVNQTGEVLIDIGLKWEGYLANPEDTAATLQNGWINLGDLGYFDEDNNLYLVDRKKDLLKYKSKHYWPNEIEQIIAELPEVEHVCVVGVRDARYGDAAGALIIKKEGAEIAEEKIIDHVAQRVVVDYKQLNAGVIFVDKFPKNANGKVMRSLARDVFQETKPISF; encoded by the exons ATGCCGACCAAGGCGGTTTTCCCCACCTTCTACAACCAGGAGACGAAGATCTGGAGCGGCCCGCCGAGGCCCACGATGTATGCCCAGGACACGTCGATAGGCCAGATCGTCTTCAACTCGCTGCGCTGCTGGCCCACCAATGTGATTCAG ATCACCGACGACGACGGCACCGTTCTGACCAACGCCGACATGCTGGCCTACGCCACCCGGATCGCCCTGTTCTTCAAGAGCGCGGGCCTCACCCAGGACGACCGCGTGGGCATCATCGCCAACTCCAGCACCTTCGTGATCCCCGTGGCCACCGCCTGCTTCTTCCAGGCCACGCCCTTCCACGCCGTCAACTATTCACGGGAGCCGGCCATCGTCAAGGGACTCTTCTCGGTCACCAAGCCCAAGATCATGTTCATCGACGGATCCGACTACGACCGCATCAAGGAGATCACCCAGGAGTGGTCGCCTAAACTGATAACTCTCACTGGCAAAGTGGAGGGCGTGACGAGCATCGAGGATTTGGTCAAGCCCCATCCCGCCGAGAAAATCTATGT ACCCGCTTCCTTGGCCACTGGTGGTGACCAGATCGCCGTGGTTCTGTGCTCCTCCGGCACAGCCGGTTTGCCCAAGGCCGTGGCCCTCTCCCACCGCCACATTGCATCGACCAACTC TCTCTGCATCAGTACCGACGTGCTGTACACCAGTGCCACCATTGACTGGATGACCGGATTCTCGATTACCGTAATGAATCTCACCTGTGGCTTCACTCGCATCATTTCCCAGAAGACCTTCAGTGCGGAGACGGCCCTGTATATGATCAACAAGTACAAGGTCACCTGCCTGGCGATGGCCCCCTGGCAGGCCTACGAGCTCTACACCAGTCCACTGGCCACTCCCGAGAAGCTGGCTCCCCTGAATATTGCCTTTGTGATCGGTGGCTGGATTTCCCTGGCTCTGCTTCGCAAGGCACAGGAGCTGATGCCTCGGACCTACGTGATGTTCTCGTATGGAACCACGGAAACGGGCGTGGTGACCATCAACGTGGATCATAATCTGGAGTGCTCGGTGGGCCGACTGGCGCCCGGCATGAGGATCAAGGTCATTGGCGAGGACGGTCAGCAGTTGGGAGTGAATCAAACGGGAGAGGTGCTTATCGATATCGGCCTGAAGTGGGAGGGCTACCTGGCCAATCCCGAGGACACGGCAGCCACGCTCCAGAATGGATGGATCAACCTTGGTGACCTTGGCTACTTCGACGAGGACAATAACCTCTACCTGGTGGACCGCAAGAAGGATCTGTTGAAGTACAAGTCCAAGCACTATTGGCCCAACGAGATCGAGCAAATCATCGCCGAGCTGCCGGAAGTGGAGCACGTGTGCGTGGTGGGAGTTCGGGATGCTCGGTATGGCGATGCCGCCGGAGCTCTGATCATCAAGAAGGAAGGAGCTGAAATCGCCGAGGAGAAGATCATCGATCACGTGGCCCAGCGGGTGGTGGTGGACTACAAGCAGCTGAATGCCGGCGTCATCTTCGTGGACAAGTTCCCCAAAAATGCCAATGGCAAAGTCATGAGGAGCCTAGCTCGTGACGTCTTCCAGGAAACCAAGCCCATTAGCTTCTAA